The Bombus vancouverensis nearcticus chromosome 7, iyBomVanc1_principal, whole genome shotgun sequence region CGGTTCAACGACTCTTCCTCGAGCTGTTTTTTCGTGGATTGCTATTATTAACTGCTTTATCGGGCGTGTCTCGTACATTTCGCCGTCCAACTAGCGTCTTTTTCCAGCGCCTCGCACCCACGCTCCCTCGCATCAACCAAACATCTACGATGCTCGGCGAGGAAAAACGAAGGGCGAACGAGAATTACGGTTCCCCTGCGAGTTTGCCGAAAGGTCGAATTTTTATTCGGAACGGTCACCGAGCGAGAAAGAATTATAGTTGGGATACCGAGGGATGACGCGCGAGCTCATTGGCGAGGTAGAGGGGAAACGCGGGACGGGAATTTTTTACGAGAACGACGCGACGTTTCGATTGCGAGAAAAGTCGGGAAGGAAAAGTAACTGCGGCAGGAACAAAGAGAACGGTAAACTGCGTGTGCGTCACCTTATTCCACGGTTTCGCTCGTCCGCTCGAGTATTTTAATTGAACGGTGTACGAACGCTAATCAAGTTTCTCCGGCCGCTGGATAATATTGATTTTCCCTTCGTTCGTTGAAAATTCAACTCTCTACCGACCTCTCTCCGTTTGCCTCGTTCGCTCGCGCTGACCTTTTCCTCTCGCTCGTCGCTCGAAATTCTCGTTGCTCGTTGCCAACGCAAAACCGAAAAGTTTTCGCGGAAAAAATGCagaaaaaaaatgcaaaaaaaaaaaataaaaagcgcGCTCCATTGCGACGATGAATTTCTGTTTTTGCCGTGAAATAATTGCTACATCGTTACTACTTTCAGCCAAACGATCATCGAGAGCCTCCATAGCGACTAGCGCGCGTTGTCGAGTACCATCCGTGATTTTCATCGAGCCGGCGTCGTTTCACGGGTATCTAACGTCGGACAGTTTTCTAATCGTAAAATGCATCGCAGCGGGAAAGGAAGAAGAGGCAAAGAGCGAATAGACCGACGACTCCTGATCTCCTCTGCTTTCCCGTTGCAACTTCCGCTTTGTCTCGATGGTGACGCGGTAAAATGCATCGAGAAAGAAAGACAGTTGGACGACGAAGTGGTGTGCTAGATGAATCGGCGGCGGTGTAAAGCGGGACAGAGGGAACGACGGAAAATTTATGGGCTGGAGCGTGGCGGGTCGGTCGGATATACCTACGTGGCGCGCGAGATTAATATTACTTTATGAATCCTAAGAAGCTTATGAAAACCCTGTCAAGTTAATAAATCGATAAAGTTTTCCCACTTTATCGGACGCTCGTGTACGCGAGTCGCTGCGACTGGTCCCAAGAGCAAGAGAGCGCGCGCGTACGTGTGTTTGCGGCGATAGAGAAGGCCAAGGAGAAAAATTGAGAGCGGAAGGAGAgataggaagagagagagagagagagagagagagacagagaagcAGGGCGTCGTTCCAGCGCGACACCGTCGTTcgaataatcgacgaaataaaacgGTTCTAGCGTCTTCGCGGTTGGCTTATTGCCCTGCTCTCGCCGCGGTCTGGAAGACGTCGCGTCCCCGTCttcttccttctcctcctcctcttccgtCAGGCTTTAGGAAAGTAAAATTGATTTTTACGATTCGCCCGTTCACGATCGTTGGAAATCTGGCCCCTCGTTCTCCCAGACGATCCCGAAGTGGATAATGATTTTTTAACGAGGATCTGATGTCGCCGCCCTAAAACAACGCCGGATTATTCTTCCGATCGGGGCTGCTCGACGAGCGGCTTTCAGTCGATTTTTCCAGGCCAACCATCGGCTCCGCTTACCCTGTTCATTTTTTATTCCACTGCAGATAGAGAGAGCGCTGTCTATATATTTTATCGTAGCTCGGTCCATTGTACCGATTCGGCCGGTTATCGCGTTCGTTTATTCATAAGAGAACTTTACGAGCGCCGTTTGCCGCCGGCGTACATAACCATGGTAACAACGTTGTAATACGCGCGCGTTCTAATTGCAGCGCCAAACTTTGTCAGCTCCATGGCCCAGGGAGACTTCGTCTACTTCTTCTTCCGGGAGACCGCCGTGGAATATATCAATTGCGGCAAGGTAAGTGGTCTTGCCATCGCTTTGATCGCGGTCGATCGATTACGCTGGTTCAGCGACGTTCCACAGGCGTCCGAGTCTCTCGAATGAAATTCCTCCGCGAGCTGTAATCGATGAAAATTTTCACGACGATCGTCTAGAGCAGAATTTTTTCTCGAACGGCGCGGGATATTTGTGACCGCGTGGCACGTCCTCCGCGCTCGAATTTATCGGCAAAAGCAGCAACGTGAAACTTCTCTCGCGACTCGATCGCGTACAATTTGGCGAGGACGTGGCTGCATCGATGCATCCGACCGGTCGAGCGTTATCGGTTCTCGATTTTATCGAGCAGCTTGACCGCCGAGACAAGAAACGCGACGACCATTTACACGTTTATTCTCTTCTCCTTTGCAGACCGTCTATTCTCGCGTGGCGAGAGTCTGTAAATACGATCGAGGTGGTCCGCATCGATATCGCAATAGGTGGACCTCGTTCCTAAAGTCCCGTCTCAATTGTTCCGTCACCGGAGACTTTCCTTTCTACTTCAACGAGATACGTAAGTACAAGCTTCTGGCACGGTTAACGCGATCGATCTTGGTCCATCGTGCTCACGGACGAACATTGCACGCGGCTTCGACCTCGAGATCGGTATCGAGGCACCCGAGATACCTCGTTCGATCGGACGTCAACCGCGACGTCGTTGACTTTAAACGGCGGTACTTAGACGCCGGAAAGGTGGAGAAATAAATTTTCGATAGGATTCGCTGGCACGCTCGTAAACCTGCGCGGATGCGGCCGAGGTCGCGCGAACAAAGAACCATGGAATTACAGCGCGCGTTATTTGCAGAATCAACGACGGAACTGATATCGGGTCAGTACGGCAATAAGTCGGCGCAGCTGATTTACGGCACGTTCACTACCCCAGTGAACAGCATCAGCGGCTCGGCCGTCTGCGCCTTTTCCTTGCAAGACGTCACCGACACGTTCAAGGGTAACTTCAAGGAACAGAGCGCCATCAATTCGAACTGGCTGCCGGTTCAGAGTACCAAGGTTCCGGACCCGAGGCCCGGCCAGTGCGTCAACGATTCCCGATCTCTGCCCGATCTGACCCTCAATTTTATCAACACGCACTCCCTCATGGACGAGCTGGTGCCGAGCTTCTTCGGTCAGCCTATCGTCATACGCACCAGTTTCCAGTAAGTCGGAAATCCTCGGTCGTCGATAAAAGTCGACGAAGGAGTATGGTCGCGCTAACGGATTTCTCTTCCATTCGCGCAGTTACAGATTCACGCAGATCGCCGTGGATCCCCAGGTGAAGACTCCCGGCGGTAAGACGTACGACGTGTTGTTCATCGGTACGGACAATGGAAAGGTGATCAAGGCGGTGAACGCCGAGTCGGCGGACACACACCTGAAGGTCAGCCCTGTGGTGATCGAGGAGATCCAGGCGTTCCCGTCAACGGTGCCGGTGCGCGGCATCAAAGTGGTGAGAGCCTCGCAGGCCGGCGACGGCCTCGAGGACGGCAGGCTGGTCGTGATCGCCGATAGCCAAGTTCAGGCGCTCAGGCTACACCGGTGCTACAGCGATAGGATCTTGTCGTGCGGCGAGTGCGTGGCCCTGCAGGATCCGTATTGCGCCTGGGACAAGGTCGAGGGCAAATGCCGAGCGCTGGTCGGGCCAGCGGCCACCGATGCGAGCAGATTTCTGCAGAGCGTGGCGACCGGGCTGCACGCCTCGTGTCCACCGAGCAAAACTTCGAACAAGGACGCGAGCAGCGTCGGCGCCATCTCCGCCAACCAGAACAAATTCCCGCAGGACTCGATGATACCGAATAAGGAGGGTCAAGGCGGGGAGATCATCAATATCATGCAGGACGAGGAACAGGATAATTCGGGTAGGAGCTGTTTCCAGAAGATGAGACGAGTTCAACGTCCGGATCCGTCCCATTTTCTCACGATCGTATCGCCGCAGGTCCCGAGGTATCGGCGGCAGACTCCCCACCGCCGCAGTATTCCGTGGAGACCCTGGTGATGGCCGTGGTAGCCGGCGCGTTGGCAGCTCTGTTGGTCGGCTTCGTCGCAGGCTACCTGTGCGGCAGGAAATGTAGAAAAGACGAGGACGATAATCTGCCGTATCCGGACACGGAGTACGAGTACTTCGAGCAACGTCAAAACGTGAACAGGTAAGCGACGAACGTCCAGCGGCGATCAGTAAACGAAGAGTACGGTGATTGGATGCGGTGTCGAGGATGcatttctcttttttaataTCGCAGCAGGCTAGCGCCGGAGCCGAAACTACTGCCCCAGGAGGAAGTGACTTACGCGGAACCGGTGCTGGTTCCGCAGCCTCCGAAGCTTCATTCGCCGAAAGGGACGATGCGAAAGCCGCCACCAACCCCGACGGAAACGCTGTTCCAGTTCCCAGACGGATATGGTTTCCGCGGGCCGAGGGACAACTTTGGGACCCTACGATCCCACCAGGGTGACGCGTATCGACGCAACGATGGGTTCGCGACCACCCGCAGCGTGAAGAAGGTTTATCTCTGAGAAACGAGCGAGGAGGGAGGTGGCCGTCACCGGAGCTTAGGACGGCCAGCGCGCAATCGGCACAACGCGACCACAGCGGCCAGGAGTAGTCGCGCTGTGACGTCTGGGGGACAGTCGAATCGCGAACTCGCGGGCCCGAGGGCGCTTGAATCGCCTTCGCCACCCTCGAGCGTCTCGTCTAGTTCCCCGTCTCCTCCCTCCTCGTCACCCTCGCCGACCCTCGTACCGATCGCCATGAGCGGTGGTTCGCCACCACCGCCGACGCCGCCCTGCAGCTACATCTATCGATcatagtcgtcgtcgtcgtcggcgtcgGCTTCCTCGCCGCCGCCGTCGTACTCTGCTTCTTGTTACGCGACGCCAGCAGCAGGGACACCGTTCTACAGTCCCGCTGCGCGTTCCGATCCTGTATAGTAGCGTGCGAGCGCTCACTTTCCCTGTTTTCGTTTCCTTTCGTTGCGCGTTCCTTGCGTTTTCGCTTGATCCTCGGTTGCCTTTCAGTCCGTCGGAATCGCCGATACGGGCATCGGTCGAGTCTACTACCGAGTATCATGTGGTCGTCCGACGACGATTCTTCTCTAGGGAAAGGACTGCTCCGGCAAGCCGGCCGTGTCGATCGAGCTCGGTAATCAGGCTCGATCGTGCTAGATGGTGCATTGAGTCGTTCGCAATGGAACGTCGCGATCTCCGCCGTTTTATCGATCGATTCCCGAAAACCCACGCGTAGTATTATGGCAAAGGTTACTTCTCGTGAAGTCAATTAAAAGAGACTATCGTCGGACTCGACTTGCGATTTTtctaatgttgtaatatttaacGCGAGTGTTTGACAGTGCCATAATTGTTCGCGTAATACTACCGCGTGCCTCGAAACTAAGGGATGCCAGCGCGAAACGCGCCACGCTCGTTTCGTCTCTGTCCCATTCGATAGAGGGACGAACGATCGGACTCTCTCGATTCGATGGTGGACAGGAAGCAGAGGGAGGgaatgaaacgaagaaaagggAATATATGACGTTGGACTTTAGTCGTCACGGCATCGTGCCATAAACGTTGGATCGTTTGCCGTAAAATCGCGGAGATCGCCACGTCGCCTTTACGATGCGTCGGTTAATCGGCAGACTCTCTTTAAGCGACTGATAGTTTGGCGAAACGGAGTTATCGCCGAGAGATTACCACGGCCGATTTCTAATTTTATCGTACGTTTCGAAAACGCGCGTTTCACCACCTGCACACATACGTAATACAGAGAGCAAATGGGAATAGCTAGAGACAGAGCTAGAGAAGAACAAGTATGCGTGAGAGGTGTCTAAAATTtaacagagagaaagaagttAAAGAGGGAAGGTAGAGGGAGAGAGCTAGCCATGGAGAGAGGAAACGAAAGAGACATAGAACTTGTATGTAAATAATACACGTATatagaaagagaagaaacaaaTAACATATACGAAGAAGTTTAAGAGTTCTATGAGCTGCAGATGCGGAAAGGGAGAAACGAGAATCAGTCCATCTAGAACTTGGGCCCGATGATACACGTAGACATCTATCTTAAAGTGCTTCTTATTTCAGTGTGTTTAGAAGTAACGCGTAtgtgatatatattatatgacgaGGTGTTTTCTAGAAGTTGAGAGAAAGGAGGAGAGAAAGCGAAAGAGCGAGAGCGACGGAGTAGGTGCGATGGACGCGGCGATGAACTCGACGATCCTTTGTTCACAAGAATTCACCGCTGCGCTTTCACCAACAATCTGTCGAGCGTTTTCgcgaaaaatttgtaaaatttttccatcgagtttTGTCCGACGCTTTTACCTTCGTTGtattcgttcctctttcttcctttgcGTTTCCGTCTCGTCCCCGATCGTCGGGTATAACACCGATTCTGTGAACAATCGAGCGAGAGTGTCACGCCGCCttcgttcgttttttcgttgttttctttgttcttgttCGACACGCACACTATCACACCAAGTACACAGGACAACGGACTAGCGCGTTTGTTACGGCGTTTTTCTTATCGCCGATCCGTATCGGTCAGCAATCCGATCGATCGGCTGGTCTTTTTCGATTGAGAAACGAAGGCTCGCCCGACACACGCCCCCTAAAACGGTAAGACTGATAAGACTCCTTGGCCGGGCGGGCCCCTCCATCCGTTTATCGTTGTTAGAGTACCGTTAGATCGGCATCGACCAACACGGTTTCCTTTGTCGACAGTACAAATTTTCATCGCGTTTCGTACACGATATACGTTGGTCTTGTTTCACGAGCAGGCAACGCGGGCGCCCCGCCACTTCTTTCCCTATGcttgaaaacaaaaaaaagaaaaaaaaatcaacGCAAAGGCCTGTGCGGTTTATACACGTTCCTGGCAAAATACTGTCGTTTGCATGCGTCCGAGAACCTTGCGAAAAGGAGGAGGATACAGGGCGCTGAGCATCCTGCGCGTGAAACGACAGGACACGCTGACAAGAAAAAGGGGACTCGATTCACACACTCATACATTACATACacatgcgcgcgcgcgcgcacacacacacacacacgacaCGTAATACACGCGTATACATAAATACACAATCAGACGCGCGCGCACGTTGACGCAGAGCGCGGACAGCCGCGCGTTTCAAAGCTGCCATGTATTATCGACCCGACACTTCTCGTCGTTGCAAAATATCTAATTGTACCTCCGGTGTAGGTAGCGTATTTTTAACGGCTTGTTTTCACTTGGGTCGGTCGGAGGGGAGCGGACGTTTTCTAAGTTTGATACGATATTAAACGAGTTCGCGCTTTATCCGTTTAAGGTTCTACTAAATCTCTCCTAGTGTGATCCTTTTCGCGAATGGAAGACTCAGGCACGATACCAAAGATTATTACTTATAACTAAGCATACTAACTCAACCGTTGCTCTTTGCGATGGTGATTGAACGTTAGAGGCGCACaaaataacaaaaagaaaaaatatgaaagGAAGTAACGTTTTAGGGATTGCTGACCCCTCGCACAAAATCGGACGCTCCCGAAGTTAACGTTCGAAAGCAACGCGCTCGAATAATCTCGAACCGAACGGATggttcatcttttttttttttttttttttcttttagccTTCTTTCGTCCCTCCTTTCGACGCGCGCGCTAACGTTCGTTTACTGATTTTTCTACCAACCGTTAGCGAATCGCAACGATTCCTTCCTCCGTTGACTTCGTTGCCGCACGTTATGTGTTCATTGCGAGACTACGAAACCCAATCGGTAGCGTCGTTTTACAAACGCTGTGGCGTTTCGCGCGTCGCTCGAATCACGATATTTCGATTCGATTTCTCGATTGAAAGAGGGGCGAAAGAAGGGTTCGTCGAGTTTTTCAACGACGGCGTTGACGATCCAGCAATCGGGGGACACACCGAGATCACGATTCGAAGAAGGCGAAGGGAGAAAACGATCGAATCGCGCACGACGTTGGAATCAAGTAATGCATGAAAGGATGCGAGAGGAGAGAAAGCGTCGCGATCGTTGCACGTTCGGAGATATTTTTCGTGACGGGGATACCGAGTTAGCAGCGTGATGAAACAATAAGAGGAAAATGGCAGGGATAATCGAAGgagggggagagaaagagagattgaAATCAGAATTTTATGATATTCTTAACGATATTATAATCGAACGTTGATACTTGTAATAAGAGTTAAAGGGACAAAAATAGGGAGGGAGACGTTAACAGAGATTCGTGTTAAACGTGTTCAAAGGAACTCGCGCGTTCGTGTTGTTTAAGCCAATAAGGAACGGATTCCAtccaagataaaaaaaaaaaagaaaaaacaaacaaaaaggAAGATTGATCGGCGATGTCGCTTG contains the following coding sequences:
- the Sema1a gene encoding semaphorin 1a — protein: MRRTILETRMHPVLSCWCVVATVTLVFAAWQENIRPKMYVQLGAEDVFRFTGNETHTDYFRLVLRDGNYLLVGGRNLVHNLSLTDLTEQQRLTWYSTDSDVKMCLVKGTPEENCQNYIRILVKTDSNTLLVCATNAFKPMCRDYGVHPGNYTILKEKGGQAMCPYDPRHNSTFVYVDGELYTGTVADFAGMDPIIYREPLQTEQYDSKSLNAPNFVSSMAQGDFVYFFFRETAVEYINCGKTVYSRVARVCKYDRGGPHRYRNRWTSFLKSRLNCSVTGDFPFYFNEIQSTTELISGQYGNKSAQLIYGTFTTPVNSISGSAVCAFSLQDVTDTFKGNFKEQSAINSNWLPVQSTKVPDPRPGQCVNDSRSLPDLTLNFINTHSLMDELVPSFFGQPIVIRTSFHYRFTQIAVDPQVKTPGGKTYDVLFIGTDNGKVIKAVNAESADTHLKVSPVVIEEIQAFPSTVPVRGIKVVRASQAGDGLEDGRLVVIADSQVQALRLHRCYSDRILSCGECVALQDPYCAWDKVEGKCRALVGPAATDASRFLQSVATGLHASCPPSKTSNKDASSVGAISANQNKFPQDSMIPNKEGQGGEIINIMQDEEQDNSGPEVSAADSPPPQYSVETLVMAVVAGALAALLVGFVAGYLCGRKCRKDEDDNLPYPDTEYEYFEQRQNVNSRLAPEPKLLPQEEVTYAEPVLVPQPPKLHSPKGTMRKPPPTPTETLFQFPDGYGFRGPRDNFGTLRSHQGDAYRRNDGFATTRSVKKVYL